Proteins encoded together in one Megalops cyprinoides isolate fMegCyp1 chromosome 20, fMegCyp1.pri, whole genome shotgun sequence window:
- the LOC118795281 gene encoding vascular cell adhesion protein 1-like isoform X2 — MAARMLWMFFLPAACSLHVEVNSENLVYQVGEKLNLTCSLVDCSEDPSVSWSILGDAPLGAESQSHISPTVTRLVISNVTLAHEARFLCKASCGMQKRQKATSVKVYSFPDNPVVSGNNRLLPGVKNDLTCRVSDVYPAQGLRIEWIQGGGVLKTDDGEWSAKLQGVSSVYSLPPENNGENFTCRATLNVTKDRHIMKETTVALTVLRSSTSPPETPDLKKVIIPTVGTGSLLAVAAVLIRYLRKSKGADAYSLTTNALPAV; from the exons ATGGCAGCGAGGATGCTCTGGATGTTCTTTCTTCCTGCAG CGTGTTCACTTCATGTGGAAGTGAATTCGGAAAATCTGGTGTATCAGGTCGGCGAAAAACTCAACCTGACCTGCAGCTTGGTAGACTGCAGCGAGGATCCCTCGGTGTCATGGAGCATCCTCGGCGACGCGCCTCTGGGCGCCGAATCGCAGAGTCACATTTCACCAACAGTGACCCGCTTGGTTATTAGCAATGTGACGCTCGCGCACGAAGCCAGGTTTTTGTGCAAAGCATCTTGTGGGATGCAAAAGCGACAGAAAGCGACGAGTGTGAAGGTGTATt CTTTTCCAGACAACCCTGTGGTTTCAGGGAACAACCGTTTACTGCCAGGTGTGAAAAATGATCTTACCTGTCGGGTCAGTGACGTCTACCCAGCGCAGGGTCTACGGATTGAGTGGATACAGGGAGGAGGCGTTCTGAAGACGGATGATGGAGAATGGTCTGCTAAACTGCAGGGAGTGTCCTCCGTCTACTCATTGCCACCTGAAAATAACGGGGAGAACTTCACCTGCAGAGCCACGCTAAATGTGACAAAAGACAGACATATAATGAAGGAAACCACGGTGGCTCTGACTGTGTTGA GGAGCTCTACCAGTCCCCCCGAGACGCCGGACCTGAAGAAGGTGATCATCCCCACTGTCGGTACAGGATCCTTGCTGGCTGTCGCTGCCGTGCTCATCCGTTACCTGAGGAAGTCGAAGGGAGCCGATGCTTACAGTCTGACCACGAACGCCCTGCCTGCAGTGTAG
- the LOC118795281 gene encoding vascular cell adhesion protein 1-like isoform X1, with amino-acid sequence MAARMLWMFFLPAACSLHVEVNSENLVYQVGEKLNLTCSLVDCSEDPSVSWSILGDAPLGAESQSHISPTVTRLVISNVTLAHEARFLCKASCGMQKRQKATSVKVYSFPDNPVVSGNNRLLPGVKNDLTCRVSDVYPAQGLRIEWIQGGGVLKTDDGEWSAKLQGVSSVYSLPPENNGENFTCRATLNVTKDRHIMKETTVALTVLRSSTSPPETPDLKKVIIPTVGTGSLLAVAAVLIRYLRKSKGADAYSLTTNALPAVPAM; translated from the exons ATGGCAGCGAGGATGCTCTGGATGTTCTTTCTTCCTGCAG CGTGTTCACTTCATGTGGAAGTGAATTCGGAAAATCTGGTGTATCAGGTCGGCGAAAAACTCAACCTGACCTGCAGCTTGGTAGACTGCAGCGAGGATCCCTCGGTGTCATGGAGCATCCTCGGCGACGCGCCTCTGGGCGCCGAATCGCAGAGTCACATTTCACCAACAGTGACCCGCTTGGTTATTAGCAATGTGACGCTCGCGCACGAAGCCAGGTTTTTGTGCAAAGCATCTTGTGGGATGCAAAAGCGACAGAAAGCGACGAGTGTGAAGGTGTATt CTTTTCCAGACAACCCTGTGGTTTCAGGGAACAACCGTTTACTGCCAGGTGTGAAAAATGATCTTACCTGTCGGGTCAGTGACGTCTACCCAGCGCAGGGTCTACGGATTGAGTGGATACAGGGAGGAGGCGTTCTGAAGACGGATGATGGAGAATGGTCTGCTAAACTGCAGGGAGTGTCCTCCGTCTACTCATTGCCACCTGAAAATAACGGGGAGAACTTCACCTGCAGAGCCACGCTAAATGTGACAAAAGACAGACATATAATGAAGGAAACCACGGTGGCTCTGACTGTGTTGA GGAGCTCTACCAGTCCCCCCGAGACGCCGGACCTGAAGAAGGTGATCATCCCCACTGTCGGTACAGGATCCTTGCTGGCTGTCGCTGCCGTGCTCATCCGTTACCTGAGGAAGTCGAAGGGAGCCGATGCTTACAGTCTGACCACGAACGCCCTGCCTGCAGT ACCTGCAATGTAA